The following proteins come from a genomic window of Accipiter gentilis chromosome 2, bAccGen1.1, whole genome shotgun sequence:
- the MAFA gene encoding transcription factor MafA, whose amino-acid sequence MASELAMSAELPTSPLAIEYVNDFDLMKFEVKKEPAEAERLCHRLPAGSLSSTPLSTPCSSVPSSPSFCAPSPGGQPAAGPPPTTAASLGSKPQLEELYWMSGYQHHLNPEALNLTPEDAVEALIGAPHHHHHHHQGYEPFRPQPFGGEELPPASHHHAAHHHHHHHHLRLEDRFSDDQLVSMSVRELNRQLRGFSKEEVIRLKQKRRTLKNRGYAQSCRYKRVQQRHILENEKCQLQSQVEQLKQEVTRLAKERDLYKEKYEKLAGRGFPREPSPAAAPKPAADFFM is encoded by the coding sequence ATGGCCTCGGAGCTGGCCATGAGCGCGGAGCTGCCCACCAGCCCCCTCGCCATCGAATACGTGAACGATTTCGACCTGATGAAGTTCGAGGTGAAGAAAGAACCGGCGGAGGCGGAGCGGCTGTGCCACCGTCTGCCCGCCgggtccctctcctccaccccgCTCAGCACGCCCTGCTCCTCCGTGCCTTCCTCGCCCAGTTTCTGCGCTCCCAGTCCCGGTGGGCAACCGGCAGCCGGTCCCCCGCCCACCACCGCCGCTTCCCTGGGCTCCAAACCGCAGCTGGAGGAGCTGTACTGGATGTCGGGTTACCAGCATCACCTCAACCCCGAAGCTCTCAACCTGACGCCGGAGGACGCGGTGGAAGCGTTGATCGGGGCCcctcaccatcatcatcatcaccatcaagGTTACGAGCCTTTCCGACCTCAACCTTTCGGTGGTGAGGAGCTCCCCCCGGCTTCCCATCACCACGCCGCCCATcatcaccaccatcatcatcaccTGCGCTTGGAGGACCGCTTCTCCGACGATCAGTTGGTGAGTATGTCGGTCCGGGAGCTGAACCGGCAGCTGAGGGGCTTCAGCAAGGAGGAGGTGATCCGCCTCAAGCAGAAGAGGAGGACCTTGAAGAACCGAGGCTACGCTCAATCCTGCCGCTACAAGCGGGTCCAGCAACGGCACATCTTGGAGAACGAGAAATGTCAACTCCAGAGCCAGGTGGAGCAACTCAAGCAGGAGGTGACCCGCTTGGCCAAGGAAAGGGATCTGTACAAAGAAAAATACGAGAAGTTAGCCGGCCGGGGCTTCCCCAGGGAACCCTCCCCAGCCGCCGCCCCCAAACCCGCTGCTGACTTCTTCATGTGA